In a single window of the Paenibacillus sp. MMS20-IR301 genome:
- a CDS encoding glycoside hydrolase 43 family protein, which yields MDSAVITNPVMWADVPDVDVIRTGSAFYMVSTSMHSMPGCPIMKSENLSDWEIVNYVYDILEDHPAHRLEDGKSIYGSGSWAASLRCRAGVYYVCFSSNDMGRFYIYRATDIEQGPWERSVIPGLHHDPALLLDDDNRSYVIYGNGEIWIRELTADLTAVKPGGTDRLLIEGEREDIGLRIEGCHAHKRNGYYYLFFIEWPSGGNCRRRQLCYRSRELLGPYERRVLLDDDLGYRNNGVAQGGIVDTPAGDWYSVLFQDHGAVGRIPYVLPVNWEQDWPVIGDKGKVPQAFLTKLPAGQAKPLVISDEFNYASDKLALNWQWNHNPDNALWSVTERPGYLRLRSGRTADSILQARNTLTQRTEGPACSAETMLDLAGLEHGDRAGLAALQSGYGTVEVAAGADGKFTVNMCVNGGDGRAQTVESVVFCGGQVHLRIDFDFTDSLDQAQFFYSPDGAAWIPIGRTLHMKYTLDHFMGYRIGLFHYATRNSGGYADFDYFRYRR from the coding sequence TTGGATAGTGCCGTCATTACTAATCCTGTGATGTGGGCAGATGTCCCGGATGTTGATGTTATCCGGACCGGTTCTGCCTTTTATATGGTCTCAACCAGCATGCATTCCATGCCGGGCTGTCCGATTATGAAGTCTGAGAACCTGAGCGACTGGGAAATTGTGAATTATGTGTATGACATTCTGGAGGATCATCCGGCCCATAGGCTGGAGGACGGCAAGAGCATCTATGGTAGCGGCTCCTGGGCGGCTTCCCTCCGCTGCCGGGCCGGGGTCTACTATGTGTGCTTTTCCTCCAATGACATGGGCCGGTTCTATATCTACCGTGCCACGGATATTGAGCAGGGACCGTGGGAGCGTTCGGTGATTCCGGGGCTTCATCATGATCCGGCACTGCTGCTGGATGATGATAACCGCAGCTATGTAATCTACGGTAACGGGGAGATTTGGATCAGGGAGCTGACAGCGGATTTGACAGCGGTGAAGCCGGGCGGAACTGACCGGCTGCTGATTGAAGGCGAACGAGAAGACATCGGGCTGAGGATTGAAGGCTGCCACGCGCATAAGCGCAATGGCTACTACTATCTGTTCTTCATTGAATGGCCAAGCGGCGGCAACTGCCGCAGACGTCAGCTGTGCTACCGTTCCCGTGAGCTGCTGGGTCCCTATGAACGGAGGGTTCTTCTGGATGATGATCTGGGCTACCGTAATAACGGTGTCGCGCAAGGCGGAATTGTCGATACTCCGGCCGGAGACTGGTATTCGGTGCTGTTCCAGGATCACGGGGCTGTCGGGCGGATTCCTTATGTGCTTCCGGTAAACTGGGAGCAGGATTGGCCGGTTATCGGGGATAAGGGGAAGGTGCCTCAAGCGTTCCTGACGAAACTCCCTGCAGGACAGGCGAAACCGCTTGTCATCAGCGATGAGTTCAATTATGCCAGCGACAAGCTGGCGCTGAACTGGCAATGGAATCATAATCCCGACAACGCGCTGTGGTCGGTTACCGAGCGGCCGGGCTATTTGCGCCTGCGCAGCGGGCGCACGGCGGACAGCATCCTTCAGGCGCGCAATACGCTGACTCAGCGGACGGAAGGCCCGGCCTGCAGCGCCGAGACCATGCTTGATCTGGCAGGGCTGGAGCACGGCGACAGGGCAGGGCTGGCAGCCCTGCAAAGCGGGTATGGCACAGTGGAGGTTGCTGCCGGAGCGGACGGCAAATTTACCGTGAACATGTGTGTGAACGGCGGTGACGGCCGTGCGCAGACGGTAGAGAGTGTCGTATTCTGCGGCGGACAGGTGCATCTGCGCATTGATTTCGACTTCACAGACAGCCTGGATCAGGCGCAGTTCTTCTATTCTCCAGATGGTGCAGCCTGGATACCTATTGGGCGGACGTTGCACATGAAGTACACTCTGGATCATTTCATGGGATACCGGATCGGGCTGTTCCATTATGCCACCAGGAACTCCGGGGGTTATGCCGATTTCGACTACTTCCGGTACCGGAGGTAG
- a CDS encoding glycoside hydrolase family 43 protein, with translation MNHSLNQAAGKVTPKGNPLVAHKYGADPYALVFEGRVYLYMTNDMLEYDDNGSIKENSYSSINTITVISSADLANWTDHGAIPVAGPRGAAKWATQSWAPAAVHKVIGGKDKFFLYFANNASGIGVLSADSPLGPWVDPIGEALILRSTPGVEDVTWLFDPAVLIDDDGKGYIYFGGGVPEGQFAEPGTARVMRLGDDMTSVLGTAEVIPAPFMFEDAGIHKRNGVYYYTYCSNFYDGERPEGSPPAGEIAYMTSGSPMGPWTYQTTILKNPGHFFGVAGNNHHAIFEFKGSWYITYHAQTLSQALGIANGYRSAHLNRLIHNEDGSIRAIQADYEGVEQLEALNPYACVQAATIGWCAGVQTEALSARDSQAVKAVHGGGWIGLSGVDFGSRGAAAFTASVTGGETGGVLELHLDDPAGPLIGRLTIPAAGSENWMELKTEVAGAAGIHSLYIVFTGEDNALLFKLATWQFTQQ, from the coding sequence ATGAACCATTCACTGAACCAGGCTGCTGGAAAGGTAACGCCAAAAGGCAATCCGCTGGTTGCCCACAAATACGGGGCTGATCCTTATGCCCTGGTATTCGAAGGCAGAGTCTATCTGTACATGACTAATGATATGCTGGAATATGATGACAACGGCTCGATCAAGGAGAATTCTTACAGCAGCATCAATACAATTACCGTAATCTCCTCGGCCGATCTGGCCAACTGGACAGATCACGGTGCGATTCCCGTAGCCGGACCGCGGGGGGCGGCGAAGTGGGCTACCCAGTCTTGGGCACCTGCGGCGGTTCACAAAGTGATCGGCGGCAAAGACAAATTCTTCCTGTATTTTGCCAACAATGCCAGTGGCATTGGTGTTCTGTCGGCTGACAGTCCGTTGGGTCCTTGGGTGGACCCGATCGGGGAAGCCTTGATTCTGCGTTCCACGCCGGGGGTGGAGGATGTGACCTGGCTGTTCGATCCTGCGGTGCTGATCGATGATGACGGCAAGGGCTATATTTACTTCGGGGGCGGTGTACCCGAGGGACAGTTTGCAGAGCCGGGCACTGCACGGGTGATGAGGCTGGGAGATGATATGACCAGTGTTCTGGGGACGGCTGAAGTCATTCCGGCCCCGTTCATGTTCGAGGACGCCGGAATCCACAAGCGGAACGGCGTCTACTACTATACTTACTGCTCGAATTTCTATGACGGGGAACGCCCGGAAGGAAGCCCTCCTGCGGGGGAGATCGCGTATATGACCAGCGGCAGTCCAATGGGGCCGTGGACATATCAGACGACAATTCTAAAGAACCCGGGTCATTTTTTCGGTGTCGCCGGTAATAATCATCATGCCATTTTCGAATTCAAGGGCAGCTGGTATATCACTTATCATGCTCAGACGTTGTCCCAGGCGCTAGGCATTGCTAACGGTTACCGTTCCGCTCATCTTAACCGGCTTATCCACAATGAGGACGGTTCGATTCGTGCTATTCAGGCTGACTACGAAGGTGTGGAGCAGCTTGAAGCCCTGAACCCGTATGCATGCGTCCAGGCAGCGACAATAGGCTGGTGTGCGGGAGTGCAGACAGAAGCGCTGTCAGCCAGAGACAGCCAGGCGGTAAAGGCTGTTCATGGCGGCGGCTGGATCGGATTATCGGGCGTAGACTTTGGCAGCCGGGGGGCAGCGGCCTTCACGGCATCGGTCACGGGGGGTGAAACCGGAGGGGTGCTGGAGCTGCATCTGGATGACCCGGCCGGCCCCTTGATCGGCAGATTGACCATTCCTGCGGCCGGCAGTGAGAACTGGATGGAGCTGAAGACAGAGGTAGCGGGAGCTGCAGGAATACATTCGCTCTACATCGTATTTACCGGAGAGGACAATGCCCTCTTGTTCAAGCTGGCAACATGGCAATTCACGCAGCAGTAA